The stretch of DNA CATGGAGTGTGAGATGCCAGCTACTGGGAACAGGGTGTTCCACCTACGGGAACACTTCTGGTTCCAGCAGTGGTGCAGCAAATAAAAGAATACTAGTGGATCTTAGGTGGTCCTTTGAAGACCAGCATGCCCCCACCTTAACATTTGCTGGGCCAATTTGTTTTCTCCAGTAGAGATAGATGGCTCCTTACAGTTTACACCGCACATGTTTATTATCATGAAGCCATTGTTCTGCAGAGGCCGTACCGCTCCCACTGTGTGTACATGTTCTGTGCGCTTCTGGGAGCAAGCCTGGCCTGTGGCAGTATGAATCCGGCGGTGCAGCTGGGAAGCTGAAACTGAGGGACTGAGCGGGGTTCTTCTTCTCTGCGTCACGGCAAAACACAGACTTGGTACAGGCTCCTCGGGCCTGTGGCTTTTTGTTCATAAGATTTGAGCCTACCTGCAAGAGGGTTGTGATCTGTGTGTGATCTGTGTGTCCATTTTGTGTCTTCTTCCCCAGATGTTTGATTTGGTAGTGGTGGGTTTTGTGCTTTATTTGcgctttattttatttatttatttatttatttaatgaggTGACTGGGaaccttaaaatatttcagaagggGATTCATTCTCTTGTCATTTgctaaaagctgaaaaatgctttgcatttttttttaatttcctacagaaaacatGTTATTGAAAACAGATACTCCCCactgaaatttttgtttcttggaaaaaaaaaaaaaaatccatcagaaTATTTCAGATAAAGAACCATGCCAGGTCTCCAGGGTATGCtaaaaagacaggagaaaagaatCGGTAGAAAAAGGGGGACTGTTAGCAGAGAAAGGTTTTGTTCTGCCCTATGGTCCTGCCTCACGGCTCTTCTTTACTTGAGTAAAACTTTTGCTGGGGTGACaaatggaggaagaggagaatgcTGCCTAGCCTATGGCTGAAGTAACTCCTAGATCTGTACATTTTCCAGGAGTTAACACATTTTATACATACCTCAAGCAACCAACTTGTCCATTTTACAGAGCGACTAACAAGTCGCTCAGAGAGACTAACAAGTCGCTACTGAGAGACTAACAAGTGAAGGATGGTTGTGAACGTACCACGAAGCTGGCTCAGCAGAGCTTTTCCTATAATTACAATACATCTGGCTCTGGTCTGAGTGGGGAATTACAGACCTCTGAGTGTCTGGAGTATTTCCTtatgcacaacagcagcagaaaaactcCGTCTGCCTTAACCCGCCGAATCCTGCTCCCCTTCAATTAACCGTGTGGGTAAATCGGCTGCAGCTTCAGTCCAGCATCGCGGACCTGACACCGGGATACTCGAAGCCAGACACTGGAGGAGGTGGTGACAACCGGGCGAGGCGCAGAGGCGCTCTCCTCCGTAGCACACCGCTGGTCATTGCAGCAAGCGGGGAGCACCTCGGGGAGCTTCCCCAGGAGCCTCGGTAAGGAGCCGTGGGGTGCTTTCCAgccgggcagcccccccccccccccccccccgcggctgcccccccccagcctccaccAGGCGCGGGACGATCGTTCCTCCCCTTCCCGGGGAGCcccggcagggcaggggggtggcgctggctgggggctgcggggccgggccgggccgggggggctgcccctgccgggggccgggccgggggccgggggggtgtGCCCCGTTGtgctgccgccgccgcggcCCGCCCCGCTCACAAGGTGCCCGTGCCGCAGCCCGAGCAGCAGCTCCGCGTCCCCGCCGCCGTCCGCAGCGCCCGCCCCGCCATGCCCAACTTCGCCGGCACTTGGAAGATGAGGAGCAGCGAGAATTTCGACGAGCTCCTCAAGGCGCTGGGTGAGCCGGGGAACGGGACGGGGCCGCGTccccgggggaggggggcaacGGGCAGCCGCGCTCCGGTGCCCGGTGCTGGGCGAGCTGGCGGCTTCAGGCTCTGCTTCATCTCCTCTCCGCCCAGGTGTCAATGCCATGCTCAGGAAGGTGGCGGTGGCTGCCGCTTCCAAACCCCACGTGGAGATCCGCCAGGACGGGGATCAGTTCTACATTAAAACTTCCACCACTGTCCGCACGACTGAGATCAACTTCAAAATCGGAGAGAGCTTCGAGGAGGAGACGGTGGATGGCCGAAAGTGCAGGGTAGGAGGAAAGCAAGCGcgcacgtgtgtgtgtgcatgtggggTGTATGTGTGCACGCTTACGGACACACAGTTGCAGCCCTAGCCATGAGGGATGCTGTGCCCATCCAGCTGCATTACCAATCTCTTCTTAGATAGGACAAACAAACCTGGTGCCAACGTCTCCAAACAGTGGCATCGCTGTCTTCCACCCACTTCATCCCAGAAAACacttgggggggaggagggggagggacGTTTATTGGTGGTCGCAGCAccctttttccctcttccaaCATTCTCTCTCATGCAGGACAGGgtaaaactgaaatctgaagGCAATAGAGCATTGCAGGTCCTGAAGGCACAGCTCAGGGATCACCTTGCCAGTTCCTTGGCTGGCAAGgttttttacagttttctttgcCTCACTCTCCCTTGGACACCTCAGCTGCAGAGAAGGATCTCCCCAGTCTCCCTCCCTGATGGGAACATGGGGAATGGTGGAGTGAGAGAGACTTCAAGAGTCAGGATTTAGTGCACAAGCCTGACATAACTTTTGTCCTAAAATCAATCGGACATCCTTACAAGCAGTACCACAGACTTGGTAGTTTTGGGCTGGAATCATCTTTCATTCCCTTGTGAGTGCATGTCTTCAGTTTGCTGATCAGATAAATCTTTAACGGTGTAAGACAGACTTTCAGCCAGAGTTATACCAGCCATAATTACACCATCTGCTTGTGCAGAAGTGCATTAGAAGGCATTCACTGGAGTGTTTTGGGTTTGATTCTGAGTGTGTGagcccctgctcctctgccctttGTAACCACTTCTGTGGCTGTGGAGGGGGTATAATAGTGGTGCTGTCAGTCAGCAGCATCTGACACCAGCTTCTTGCTGGTGTAGATACATGGGGTCAGGGGTACTGGAGAACTGGGCTCTAATCATAGCTGTCTTTGAAAAAAGTTAACAAAGACATGCGTTTGTAATCCTTTGCCCAATTGCTTTACTCTCACTGACATTTGTAAGATTGCCTGAGAGAGAAGAATTTGTAAAGAGTACCAGAATGCAGTCCCAGATAAAGAATATgggttttaaaatatgttgtgATGTTGAAATAATATTCTTGCCAAGCTATAATCTCTTTTGATTCTTGGGCCAGCTTCTGAGACCATTTGAACAATTAAAAATTCAGCATAAACTTGCTATCTTCAGTGCAATTGCTATAAATTTAAACTTACGAAAAAGGGAGGCAGGTCTTGGGAGATGGTGAAGATTTAGAACATCCACTTCATCTCTAGGATGAGTTATCGTATATTTAACCGTATATTTAACAGTTTGTTCAGGAAATGTTGCTGGCTTTGGTAGTTTATCTTGTTCAGCAAAAGTAGTATTTTAGTGTCTTAGTGCATAATGACACACAATAAATGTGACCCGCTTTCTAGCGAAGGATTTATAGctgcagatggaaaaacaaTAATTATGGCTGTAAGCTTTGAAAGTtggaaaaatctgaaagaaatgtgttttctgaagtagaaaattttttccatgtgttgtGAAATTGTTTACAGTCCAGTCTCAGGAATGAGTGGTACAGTTGTGTATATGTAATCAAGATGTGGCCACAGTGC from Oxyura jamaicensis isolate SHBP4307 breed ruddy duck chromosome 10, BPBGC_Ojam_1.0, whole genome shotgun sequence encodes:
- the CRABP1 gene encoding cellular retinoic acid-binding protein 1, giving the protein MPNFAGTWKMRSSENFDELLKALGVNAMLRKVAVAAASKPHVEIRQDGDQFYIKTSTTVRTTEINFKIGESFEEETVDGRKCRSLATWENENKIYCKQTLIEGDGPKTYWTRELANDELILTFGADDVVCTRIYVRE